The following coding sequences lie in one Vanessa tameamea isolate UH-Manoa-2023 chromosome 17, ilVanTame1 primary haplotype, whole genome shotgun sequence genomic window:
- the LOC113404332 gene encoding calpain-A-like — MKKFMRPRAAPSQPAPGAAPPAPPAPPALHKTNGITNGVGTGPRRDDHHSTLNRYWSESDECGDLGKCVSGLGLSAGVCAPLWEDPEFPAAASSLADRRFAHRSRWLRPHEICSRPRFLGDTAVDADLSPEQLEPESDEQFAARWSVEAGEAGDAHVCCAAAALALTPRLLARVAPPQSFRTRYTGLFRFRFWVFGVWREVTVDDRLPVRGGRLVASRALLPDDFTLPLLEKAYAKLHGSYAALRGGSVARALQELSGGVVQSFAPPRQPRALLFQVLNSAVPRSTLLVATVAPPSGPTEKEGAGRRLRNGLIPGQAYCVTGLARVREAAGDGDGDASGALVRVRAPAGRGEWAGAWARGGLQWRALAEPDRDLLARRAAQPGHFWMSFSDFARSFGRLELVHVGPDDWLSEPALHGKRPWRAVLARRRWRCGYNAGGPPRCRATAHTNPQFHVQVPRTEAGKCHVVVSVTQQYAVGAGRRERLHGIGFAVYELPAGAAPRRAALAAAALPDLRALDVTHESRAREVVTFFTLPPGQYLVVPHTHRPHVEAAFLLRILTDDHTDVWEVNDDNVIIRDIAAEFMDEGRSIPPELQAAIAKTLGKRETEEVDAAALLRLLRRVWRRVLPARPSLELCRALVALRDPGVRGRLGARELPALLARLALWRAALAPARCGRARVCAYRLRALLWACGVSASNKVLECLVLRFARGAYLSPAAYVTALARLHLAHERYRSLDAKLKSNPLSLEEMILMTIYS; from the exons ATGAAGAAGTTTATGCGACCGCGCGCGGCGCCGTCGCAGCCTGCACCcggcgccgcgccgcccgcgccgcccgcgccccccgcgctgCACAAGACCAATGGAATAACGA ACGGCGTGGGAACGGGCCCGAGACGCGACGATCACCACTCCACTTTAAACAG ATACTGGAGCGAGTCTGACGAATGCGGGGACTTAGGAAAATGCGTGTCAGGTCTGGGTCTGTCGGCCGGTGTGTGCGCGCCACTGTGGGAGGACCCCGAGTTCCCCGCCGCCGCCAGCAGCCTCGCGGATCGCCGCTTCGCTCACCGCTCGCGCTGGCTGCGACCACAC GAAATTTGTTCGAGACCTCGTTTTCTTGGCGACACCGCAGTAGATGCGGATCTGTCCCCCGAGCAGTTAGAACCCGAGTCCGACGAGCAGTTCGCCGCCAG ATGGAGCGTGGAGGCGGGCGAGGCGGGCGACGCGCACGTGTGctgcgccgccgccgcgctggCGCTCACGCCGCGCCTGCTCGCGCGCGTGGCGCCTCCGCAGAGCTTCCGCACTCGCTACACCGGCCTCTTCAG GTTTAGATTCTGGGTGTTCGGTGTATGGCGCGAGGTGACAGTCGACGACCGGCTGCCGGTCCGCGGGGGCCGCCTGGTGGCGAGTCGCGCGCTTCTGCCGGACGACTTCACGCTGCCGCTACTGGAGAAGGCCTACGCTAA GCTGCACGGCTCGTACGCGGCGCTGCGCGGCGGCAGCGTGGCGCGCGCGCTGCAGGAGCTGTCGGGCGGCGTGGTGCAGAGCTTTGCGCCGCCGCGCCAGCCGCGCGCGCTGCTGTTCCAGGTGCTCAACTCCGCCGTGCCGCGCTCCACGCTTCTCGTCGCCACCGTGGCGCCGCCCTCCGGACCGACG GAGAAGGAGGGAGCGGGCCGCAGGCTGCGGAACGGGCTGATCCCGGGGCAAGCTTACTGCGTCACCGGCCTAGCGCGCGTGCGCGAGGCGGCGGGCGACGGCGACGGCGACGCGAGCGGCGCGCTCGTGCGCGTGCGCGCGCCGGCCGGGCGCGGCGAGTGGGCGGGCGCGTGGGCGCGCGGCGGCCTGCAGTGGCGCGCGCTGGCCGAGCCCGACCGCGACCTGctcgcgcgccgcgccgcgcagCCCGGACACTTCTG GATGTCGTTTTCGGACTTCGCCCGCTCGTTCGGAAGGCTAGAATTGGTGCACGTCGGCCCGGACGACTGGCTGAGCGAGCCGGCACTGCACGGCAAGCGGCCGTGGCGGGCGGTGCTCGCGCGGCGGCGGTGGCGCTGCGGGTACAACGCGGGTGGCCCGCCGCGCTGCCGCGCCACCGCGCACACGAACCCGCAGTTCCACGTGCAGGTGCCGCGCACGGAGGCGGGCAAGTGCCACGTGGTGGTGTCGGTCACGCAGCAGTACGCGGTAGGCGCGGGCCGCCGCGAGCGACTGCACGGCATCGGGTTCGCCGTGTACGAGCTGCCGGCCGGCGCCGCCCCCCGCCGCGCCGCCCTGGCCGCCGCCGCGCTGCCCGACCTG CGCGCCCTCGACGTGACGCACGAGTCCCGCGCGCGTGAGGTGGTGACCTTCTTCACTCTGCCGCCCGGTCAGTACCTAGTGGTACCTCACACGCACCGCCCGCACGTCGAGGCGGCCTTCCTGCTGCGCATACTCACGGACGATCACACCGACGTCTG GGAGGTGAACGACGACAACGTGATCATCAGAGACATCGCGGCAGAATTTATGGACGAGGGTCGCTCCATACCG CCAGAGTTGCAGGCCGCCATCGCGAAGACGCTCGGGAAGCGGGAGACCGAGGAG GTGGACGCGGCGGCGCTGCTGCGGCTGCTGCGGCGCGTGTGGCGGCGCGTGCTGCCGGCGCGGCCGTCGCTGGAGCTGTGCCGCGCGCTGGTGGCGCTGCGCGACCCCGGCGTGCGCGGGCGGCTGGGCGCGCGCGAGCTGCCGGCGCTGCTGGCGCGGCTGGCGCTGTGGCGCGCGGCGCTGGCGCCGGCGCGCTGCGGGCGCGCGCGCGTGTGCGCGTACCGCCTGCGCGCGCTGCTGTGGGCGTGCGGCGTGAGCGCGTCCAACAAGGTGCTGGAGTGCCTCGTGCTGCGCTTCGCGCGCGGCGCCTACCTGTCGCCGGCCGCCTACGTCACGGCGCTGGCCCGCCTGCACCTCGCGCACG AGCGATACCGCAGCCTCGACGCGAAGCTGAAGTCCAATCCTCTGTCGCTGGAGGAG ATGATCCTGATGACGATCTACTCGTGA
- the Mtp gene encoding microsomal triacylglycerol transfer protein — MKWHIIRLVCIYLVNFGVSSSVNRADYGEIRLFQTPVSYNVDMTVLLNDVSRRDKEISYKVKTALNVYPVWIDSEFESLLKFELVSPQLLSRGKHISAEYMAMNSVWDTYSYSTFYAHWKDGLIQTAYLDPKELIDIQNFKRSLLSLFQIQAFDGERQETDISGTCDVLYETLSMKVIRKIKRRCSAPEWSPDGHDALQSRRLTRFTLSDELDALDELHAEELHEMGALKARVWLRARRALPAPAAAARAASLAAALGALPAALAPAALAAPPPAASGGADDDVAQALQAAREARGAGAGAGGDARGARAALRLLRALRRAPPAPLAALLHDHAEPDLLETLCEALGLVGSAATHSAVAPFLRLRSPDVTPHLARRYLAALALAPHPQESVIEDVLRAAEEVNEASIVESALLAAAAAASRLPSEPIASVVRDSLARSLAKCKDDECRRVRIHALGNLRRDDTVESLLEHAERGAGPAALAALDALEGVAAALATPERVLRLERLALDGRALEVRAAALDLLLRCSAVAPFSLPRTLLALHERAPPELLRLAWQRLRALAVDHEHVRKLIRMLPLRLRGWDAQALAGTSSVLVREAGAGGGWRALLESVQVARGGLLRRGRVRLLALSPANVTDDTLSVEIWTRGLEAFAGDSTKEPSSEEDGESEATSGGLALGVGGLRAHTFTLFSGQAELLGHVWAGTGSEPTPVLRALRPVGGAEVALPLLGGAPLTYRHEALVSLALDAQAQVSLWSRNARSQLELRGAVVAEGEARVETAWGSLTAEATDEAEPRLSISADLDFYDGVELCVRVDVAEHARSAAVALRSAMGARGAGGARGVRRAARRRWLASGRTLALGAPNDASCRALGAAPE; from the exons ATGAAATGGCATATAATACGTTTAGTTTGTAtctatttagtgaattttggaGTTTCTTCGTCAGTGAACCGGGCGGACTATGGCGAAATAAGGTTGTTCCAGACGCCGGTATCCTATAACGTCGATATGACGGTGCTCCTGAACGATGTTTCCCGAAGGGATAAAGAGATCAGCTACAAAGTGAAGACCGCTCTTAACGTGTACCCTGTGTGGATCGATTCTGAATTCGAATCCTTATTAAAGTTTGAG cTAGTGTCGCCTCAGTTGCTTTCAAGAGGTAAACATATCAGCGCTGAGTACATGGCCATGAATTCAGTCTGGGATACATACTCCTATTCCACTTTTTACGCTCACTGGAAGGACGGACTCATCCAAACCGCCTATTTGGATCCAAAAGAATTAATAGATATTCAGAATTTCAAAAGATCTCTACTGAGTTTATTCCAG ATACAAGCTTTCGATGGAGAGCGGCAGGAGACGGATATATCAGGAACTTGCGACGTGCTATACGAGACCCTTTCCATGAAAGTCATCAGAAAGATTAAG CGGCGATGCAGCGCGCCCGAGTGGTCGCCCGACGGTCACGACGCGCTGCAGTCGCGGCGCCTCACGCGCTTCACGCTGAGCGACGAGCTGGATGCGCTGGACGAGCTGCACGCCGAGGAGCTGCACGAGATGGGCGCGCTCAAGGCGCGCGTGTGGCTGCGCGCGCGCCGAGCGctccccgcgcccgccgccgccgcgcgcgccgcctcgCTGGCCGCCGCGCTGGGCGCGCTGCCCGCCGCGCTGGCGCCCGCCGCGctcgccgcgccgccgcccgccgcctcGGGG GGCGCGGACGACGACGTGGCGCAGGCGCTGCAGGCGGCGCGGGAGGCGCGGGgagcgggcgcgggcgcgggagGGGACGCGCgcggcgcgcgggcggcgcTGCGGCTGCTGCGGGCGCTGCGCcgcgcgccccccgcgcccctCGCGGCGCTGCTGCACGACCACGCGGAGCCCGACCTTCT GGAGACGCTCTGCGAGGCGCTCGGGCTCGTGGGCTCGGCGGCCACGCACTCGGCCGTCGCGCCCTTCCTGAGGCTGCGCTCGCCCGACGTGACGCCCCACCTCGCGCGCCGCTACCTCGCCGCGCTCGCACTCGCGCCTCACCCGCAG GAGTCCGTGATAGAGGACGTCCTCCGGGCGGCCGAGGAGGTGAACGAAGCGAGCATAGTCGAGAGCGCGCTGCTGgcggccgccgccgccgcctcgCGCCTGCCGTCCGAGCCCATCGCTAGCGTCGTGCGCGACTCGCTCGCCAGGAGCCTCGCCAAGTGCAAG GACGACGAGTGTCGTCGGGTGAGGATTCATGCGCTCGGCAACCTGCGACGCGACGACACGGTGGAGTCCCTGCTGGAGCACGCCGAGCGCGGCGCCGGGCCCGCGGCGCTCGCGGCGCTGGACGCGCTGGAGGGCGTGGCCGCGGCGCTGGCGACGCCGGAGCGAGTGCTGCGCCTGGAGCGCCTGGCGCTGGACGGGCGCGCGCTGGAGGTGCGCGCGGCGGCCCTCGACCTGCTGCTGCGCTGCAGCGCCGTCGCGCCCTTCAGCTTGCCGCGCACGCTGCTGGCGCTGCACGAGCGCGCCCCCCCCGAGCTGCTGCGTCTCGCCTGGCAGCGTCTGCGCGCTCTCGCCGTCGACCACGAGCACGTTCGCAAGTTGATCCGTATGCTGCCGCTTCGGCTGCGAGGATGGGACGCGCAAGCTCTAGCCG GAACGTCGTCGGTGCTCGTGCGTGAGgccggcgcgggcggcgggtgGCGGGCGCTGCTGGAGTCGGTGCAGGTGGCGCGCGGCGGGCTGCTGCGGCGCGGTCGAGTGCGCCTGCTGGCGCTCTCGCCCGCCAACGTCACGGACGATACCCTGAGC GTCGAGATCTGGACCCGAGGACTGGAAGCGTTCGCCGGAGATTCGACGAAGGAACCTTCGAGTGAGGAGGACGGCGAGTCGGAGGCGACGAGTGGCGGTCTCGCTCTGGGCGTCGGAGGCCTCCGTGCGCATACATTCACACTGTTTTCCGGGCAG GCGGAGCTGCTGGGGCACGTGTGGGCGGGCACCGGCAGCGAACCGACGCCCGTACTGCGCGCCCTGCGGCCGGTGGGCGGCGCGGAGGTGGCGCTCCCGCTGCTCGGCGGGGCGCCGCTAACGTACAGACACGAAGCGCTGGTGTCGCTGGCTCTGGACGCGCAGGCGCAGGTGTCGCTGTGGTCGCGCAATGCGCGTTCGCAGCTGGAGCTGCGCGGGGCGGTGGTGGCGGAGGGGGAGGCGCGCGTGGAGACGGCTTGGGGCTCGCTGACGGCCGAGGCGACGGACGAAGCGGAGCCGAGGCTGAGCATCTCCGCCGATCTCGACTTCTACGACGGCGTCGAGCTGTGCGTGCGCGTGGACGTGGCGGAGCACGCCCGCAGCGCGGCGGTGGCGCTGCGCTCGGCGATGGGCGCGCGGGGTGCGGGGGGCGCGCGGGGCGTGCGGCGCGCGGCAAGGCGGCGCTGGCTCGCGTCGGGCCGCACTCTGGCGCTGGGCGCGCCCAACGACGCCAGCTGCCGCGCGCTGGGCGCCGCGCCCGAGTAG